From one Aeropyrum camini SY1 = JCM 12091 genomic stretch:
- a CDS encoding metallophosphoesterase family protein, which produces MWCLRTPVAGASLLLLAALALLAPLASPIPGAPEATATAAISEAPEPWQAVLQSVETEARILDPTWAKPLAARPGDSIEVELSTYVEVATAYVVNVETGSRVDLTVESVEKMADSVSIKDGYVVGAALARLSLPSDAAPGLYNLYLVLSDGDIIWMPHSLIVYDAPPEELVILHLTDTQLGAIDKGILNDLKLARYVALINTLKYELGLNLVVVTGDISDIGINVSSYRNWVFAMNQLLVPAFTAPGNHDWAQVPGLKAFLLDFYGKYNVPARYWAAKWGNFLFIGLDSQSEGYVEPEGLDFLENVLSQYSGENVVAMIMFHHPIFSDPGRYKGDPESFRGALYGSWESHFDLVERFFDIINKYEIVKVVFAGHVHRDADAIYFRQDNTAVYFITTTTSMHGHPQGYFWGAKVVRVTADGQVEVISLDREYRLEKGSIDTTGFEVYSSYGTGGKSYSWIYNIEDFGVALERLTLVYPLSKAVPAEVYKNNLIAEGLTPVDIRIVDQGLYYLGIGTFEIDSSIGKTVMYGEPDETPPQIEVQSVVPSKPFPGSIVTIQVKVSDVGWGIERIYAEVLGTGDEVPVFSGLDPSIYVIRTQAVPGMEGIKVTAVDIAGNTSEAVIELEVPAPQTTTTTQPPETTETTETETAKETVPETTTMEETVETTTTGEKTSVTTTTVETGEKTATATTVETGQTVGGGFDSSLIILGAAVAAAIIILAAAVYRSRAG; this is translated from the coding sequence GTGTGGTGTTTGAGAACGCCCGTAGCTGGAGCTTCCCTACTCCTCCTCGCAGCGCTAGCGTTACTCGCCCCTCTAGCAAGCCCGATCCCGGGTGCTCCGGAGGCCACGGCAACTGCTGCTATAAGCGAGGCTCCCGAGCCTTGGCAGGCTGTACTCCAGTCCGTCGAAACTGAGGCCCGAATCCTAGATCCCACCTGGGCAAAGCCCCTTGCGGCCAGGCCCGGCGACTCTATAGAGGTGGAGCTTAGCACCTATGTAGAAGTAGCCACAGCGTATGTGGTTAACGTTGAGACGGGATCTAGGGTAGATCTCACGGTAGAGTCCGTAGAGAAGATGGCCGATTCGGTGTCAATAAAGGATGGCTACGTGGTGGGCGCAGCACTGGCTAGACTCTCTTTACCCTCGGACGCGGCCCCGGGCCTCTACAATCTTTACCTAGTGCTCTCCGATGGCGATATCATCTGGATGCCGCACTCCCTTATAGTGTATGACGCCCCGCCGGAGGAGCTTGTTATCCTACACCTGACCGACACGCAGCTTGGGGCTATAGACAAGGGTATATTGAACGATCTAAAGCTTGCAAGGTACGTCGCCCTTATCAACACACTCAAGTACGAGCTGGGCCTAAACCTCGTAGTGGTTACGGGGGATATTAGCGACATCGGCATCAACGTAAGCTCCTATAGAAACTGGGTCTTCGCTATGAACCAGCTGCTCGTCCCTGCGTTTACAGCGCCCGGCAACCATGACTGGGCCCAGGTTCCGGGCCTGAAAGCGTTCTTGCTCGACTTCTACGGCAAATACAACGTTCCAGCCAGATACTGGGCTGCAAAGTGGGGCAACTTCCTGTTTATAGGGCTGGACAGCCAGTCGGAAGGGTATGTCGAGCCGGAGGGCCTGGACTTCCTTGAGAACGTTCTGTCGCAGTACAGTGGAGAAAACGTGGTCGCCATGATAATGTTCCACCACCCCATATTCTCGGACCCAGGAAGGTATAAGGGAGACCCAGAGAGCTTTAGAGGAGCCCTCTACGGCAGCTGGGAATCCCACTTCGACCTAGTGGAGAGGTTTTTCGACATAATAAACAAGTATGAAATAGTCAAGGTGGTCTTCGCAGGCCATGTGCACCGGGACGCCGACGCCATCTACTTTAGACAGGACAACACTGCCGTCTACTTCATAACCACAACCACATCAATGCACGGCCACCCCCAGGGCTACTTCTGGGGGGCTAAGGTAGTTAGGGTGACGGCAGACGGTCAGGTGGAGGTTATATCGCTAGACCGTGAGTACAGGCTTGAGAAGGGGAGCATAGACACCACTGGCTTCGAGGTATACTCATCCTACGGAACCGGCGGTAAGTCCTACTCCTGGATATACAATATCGAGGACTTCGGGGTAGCGCTAGAGAGGCTAACACTGGTCTACCCCCTATCCAAGGCGGTCCCAGCGGAAGTTTACAAGAACAACCTCATAGCTGAGGGCCTCACTCCGGTAGACATCAGGATTGTGGACCAAGGGCTCTACTACCTGGGTATAGGCACGTTCGAAATAGACAGCAGCATAGGGAAGACGGTGATGTACGGCGAGCCCGATGAAACGCCGCCGCAGATAGAGGTCCAGTCTGTAGTGCCAAGCAAGCCTTTCCCAGGCTCCATAGTGACTATACAGGTGAAAGTGTCCGACGTCGGCTGGGGCATAGAGAGGATATACGCTGAGGTCCTGGGGACGGGCGATGAGGTGCCAGTGTTCTCCGGTCTAGACCCCTCAATCTACGTGATAAGAACCCAGGCGGTACCAGGCATGGAGGGCATAAAAGTGACAGCGGTAGACATTGCTGGAAACACCAGCGAGGCTGTTATAGAGCTTGAAGTGCCTGCACCCCAGACCACGACAACCACTCAACCACCCGAGACAACTGAAACTACTGAGACGGAAACGGCAAAGGAGACCGTCCCGGAGACGACAACGATGGAAGAGACGGTGGAAACAACGACAACGGGAGAGAAGACCAGCGTGACCACAACCACCGTGGAGACAGGGGAGAAAACTGCTACAGCCACAACGGTTGAGACTGGGCAAACAGTAGGCGGCGGTTTCGACAGCTCTCTCATAATACTGGGGGCTGCGGTGGCCGCTGCCATCATAATACTAGCAGCTGCTGTATACAGGTCGAGGGCTGGATAG